A genomic stretch from Corynebacterium faecale includes:
- a CDS encoding cytochrome b/b6 domain-containing protein → MPFAPGSAIPAPGGAPAAVPAVPVPGAAVPGSALPTPGGVPSVPSAAAPGTAVPAPGGVPSVPSAAAPGTAVPAPGGVPSVPSAAAPGTAVPAPGGVPSVPSAAVPGSALPTPGSIPAPGAGATPVTPGAVPTPAIQATPAAPGATAATAARPASEAELKPARSENLKKQFTLRYNLMKPLTRKQWYGTLGLIFLAAVVVAAVAVVAAKLFLSTDMAQNFITEYPGKYDNPEGAPAGIPGWLAWQHFLNMFFLVLIIRTGIQINQTRRPKGYWTSKRGGKKISLTLWLHLSLDLLWVLNGVLFYILLFSTGQWMRIVPTSWEFLPNALSSGLQYLSLDWPTENGWVNYNSLQELVYFITVFIAAPLAILSGLRMSAYWPKDNKVLNKIFPIGVARAVHFPVMIYYIVFVILHVFLVFATGALRNLNHMYGGQDATNWTGFWVFVASLFVIGAGLAAARPVIVAPIAKLFGNVTAR, encoded by the coding sequence ATGCCATTCGCCCCAGGCTCAGCGATCCCAGCTCCAGGCGGCGCCCCTGCAGCAGTACCAGCAGTGCCGGTTCCAGGCGCAGCGGTTCCAGGCAGCGCGCTACCAACACCAGGTGGCGTCCCCTCGGTTCCCAGCGCAGCAGCTCCCGGCACGGCAGTACCTGCACCAGGTGGCGTCCCCTCGGTTCCCAGCGCAGCAGCTCCCGGCACGGCAGTACCTGCACCAGGTGGCGTCCCCTCGGTTCCCAGCGCAGCAGCTCCCGGCACGGCAGTACCTGCACCAGGTGGCGTCCCCTCGGTTCCCAGCGCAGCGGTTCCAGGCAGCGCGCTACCAACACCAGGTTCCATTCCTGCTCCGGGAGCGGGCGCAACACCAGTTACTCCTGGCGCCGTCCCCACCCCGGCAATTCAAGCAACTCCGGCAGCCCCGGGCGCAACAGCGGCAACCGCTGCCAGGCCTGCATCCGAAGCAGAACTCAAGCCAGCACGGTCTGAGAACCTGAAGAAGCAGTTCACCCTGCGCTACAACCTGATGAAGCCCTTGACCAGGAAACAGTGGTACGGCACGCTCGGGTTGATTTTCCTCGCCGCGGTTGTTGTCGCTGCGGTGGCGGTCGTGGCTGCGAAGTTGTTCCTCAGCACTGATATGGCTCAGAACTTCATCACGGAGTACCCGGGCAAGTATGACAATCCAGAGGGTGCCCCTGCGGGCATTCCAGGATGGTTGGCCTGGCAGCATTTCCTCAACATGTTCTTCCTCGTGCTGATCATCCGGACCGGCATCCAGATCAACCAGACGAGGCGTCCGAAGGGGTACTGGACATCCAAGCGCGGCGGCAAGAAGATTTCGTTGACGTTGTGGCTCCATCTCTCACTTGATCTGCTGTGGGTGCTCAACGGTGTGCTCTTCTACATTCTGTTGTTCAGTACCGGTCAGTGGATGAGGATTGTGCCCACCAGTTGGGAATTCCTCCCGAATGCACTCAGCTCAGGTCTGCAGTATCTTTCCCTGGACTGGCCCACGGAGAACGGCTGGGTGAATTACAACAGTCTGCAGGAACTGGTGTACTTCATCACCGTGTTCATCGCCGCACCACTGGCTATCCTTTCCGGTCTGCGGATGTCTGCCTATTGGCCGAAGGACAACAAGGTGCTCAACAAGATCTTCCCCATTGGAGTGGCGCGCGCGGTCCATTTCCCGGTGATGATCTATTACATCGTGTTTGTGATCCTCCATGTGTTCCTGGTGTTTGCCACAGGTGCACTGCGCAACCTGAACCATATGTATGGCGGTCAGGATGCGACCAATTGGACGGGTTTCTGGGTGTTCGTTGCATCGCTGTTTGTCATCGGTGCCGGCTTGGCGGCAGCACGTCCGGTCATCGTGGCGCCGATCGCGAAGCTCTTCGGCAACGTCACCGCCCGATAA
- a CDS encoding SPFH domain-containing protein, whose product MKQEQHPDIPHNPDNDAEAPPVAVSTQPVGSEGKRVHIKEVPVWSLGAGPTAIVLILLLAVLIATVVTGISAINSLESTGGAEGLAGLIVSIVLFIIATVVLSTSIKVVSPGHTLTTQFFGRYIGTLRRTGLSFVPPLSVTKRVSVRVRNFETEEAKVNDYNGNPINIASIIVWQVADTAQASFSVEDYEEFLTQQADSALRHVATQHPYDAPVDGRISLRGSTEEVSRELADEVAARAAVAGIEIIEARISSLSYAPEIAQAMLQRQQAAAIVDARETIVEGAVTMVESALDQLQERDIVDLDPERRAAMVSNLLVVLCSDNNAQPIVNAGSLYH is encoded by the coding sequence ATGAAGCAGGAACAGCACCCCGACATCCCCCACAACCCGGACAACGATGCGGAAGCACCACCCGTCGCGGTATCCACGCAACCTGTGGGCAGCGAAGGCAAACGCGTTCACATCAAGGAAGTGCCCGTCTGGTCACTCGGAGCCGGCCCGACAGCGATCGTCCTGATCCTTCTCCTCGCCGTCCTGATCGCCACTGTTGTCACCGGGATCAGCGCGATCAACTCCCTGGAAAGCACCGGTGGTGCGGAAGGCCTGGCCGGACTGATCGTCTCGATCGTGTTGTTCATCATCGCCACCGTCGTCCTGTCCACCTCCATCAAGGTGGTCAGCCCCGGACATACTCTGACCACGCAGTTCTTCGGCCGCTATATCGGCACCCTGCGCCGCACAGGCCTGTCCTTTGTTCCGCCCCTGAGCGTGACCAAACGCGTCTCGGTGCGTGTCCGCAATTTTGAAACCGAAGAGGCCAAGGTCAACGATTACAACGGCAACCCGATCAATATCGCCTCCATCATCGTGTGGCAGGTCGCCGATACCGCGCAGGCGAGCTTCTCCGTCGAGGATTATGAAGAGTTTCTGACCCAGCAGGCCGACTCAGCCCTGCGCCATGTGGCGACGCAGCACCCCTATGATGCGCCGGTCGACGGCCGCATTTCCCTGCGCGGTTCCACGGAAGAGGTTTCAAGAGAGCTTGCCGACGAAGTGGCCGCCCGCGCCGCCGTTGCCGGCATTGAAATCATCGAGGCCCGCATTTCATCGTTGAGCTACGCCCCGGAAATCGCTCAGGCCATGCTGCAGCGTCAGCAGGCGGCAGCCATTGTTGATGCACGTGAAACCATCGTCGAAGGCGCTGTCACCATGGTCGAGTCCGCCCTCGACCAGTTGCAGGAGCGTGACATCGTGGACCTGGATCCGGAACGCCGCGCCGCGATGGTCTCCAATCTCCTGGTGGTGCTGTGCTCCGATAACAATGCCCAGCCCATCGTCAACGCCGGCAGTCTCTACCACTAG
- a CDS encoding DNA-3-methyladenine glycosylase I: protein MSTIIGPDGLARPPWAATDPLLMQYYDTEWGMPVRDEQGLFERISLEAFQSGLSWAIILRKRLAFREAFCDFDPERVAAFTEADVDKLLAEPAIVRNQRKIRATINNAKATLLLREKGGLVDFVWGFQPADTPRPETPEEVPTQSAESLALSKALKKEGFSFVGPTTMFALMEAIGMVDTHLLASHRRGSSGIWPGAA from the coding sequence ATGAGCACCATCATTGGCCCGGATGGACTGGCCCGACCACCCTGGGCCGCCACCGATCCCCTGCTCATGCAGTACTACGACACCGAGTGGGGCATGCCCGTCCGGGATGAACAGGGCCTCTTCGAACGCATTTCACTGGAGGCTTTCCAATCCGGACTCTCATGGGCGATCATCCTGCGTAAACGACTCGCCTTCCGTGAGGCTTTTTGTGATTTCGATCCTGAACGGGTGGCGGCGTTCACTGAAGCAGACGTCGATAAGCTTCTGGCCGAGCCAGCCATCGTGCGCAACCAGCGCAAGATCCGCGCCACCATCAACAACGCCAAAGCCACCCTTCTCCTGCGGGAGAAGGGTGGCCTGGTGGATTTTGTGTGGGGGTTCCAACCGGCAGACACACCCCGGCCGGAGACCCCGGAGGAGGTGCCCACACAATCAGCTGAATCCCTCGCGCTGTCAAAAGCGCTGAAGAAGGAAGGGTTCAGCTTCGTGGGGCCCACCACCATGTTCGCTCTCATGGAGGCGATCGGGATGGTGGACACCCACCTATTGGCCAGCCACCGGCGGGGTAGTTCTGGGATCTGGCCTGGAGCCGCTTAG
- a CDS encoding globin domain-containing protein: MIVSTQPVTDRSRLSDEHADMIKATLPLVGSKINEITPVFYKRMFTAHPELLRDTFNRGNQKQGDQQKALAASIATFATMLVDPEAPDPVDMLARIGHKHVSLGITADQYNIVHEHLFAAIVEVLGEDVVTPPVAEAWDAVYWLMADVLITMENKLYAAREVEPGDVFRHVTVTGKKQISDKVWEYTLQGDLSAPEPGQYTSVGVVLPDGARQLRQYSIISGTDMEYRIAVEDHGEVAGFLRDNVEVGDTVEATLAAGDLVMNRDDNPVVLVSQGIGSTPMVGMLAQVAADRQVTVLHADQSESDHAQRAEMASLVEGLDNATLHTFYRDADQWLEVAGHITPDASVYLCGGTTFLQNVREQIQNLDEQPKEVRFELFAPNDWLIS, translated from the coding sequence GTGATCGTCTCAACCCAGCCAGTAACCGACCGCAGCAGGCTCTCTGATGAGCACGCTGACATGATCAAGGCCACCCTGCCACTGGTCGGAAGCAAGATCAACGAGATCACCCCGGTGTTCTACAAGAGAATGTTCACCGCCCACCCAGAGCTTCTCCGTGACACCTTCAACCGTGGCAACCAGAAGCAGGGCGATCAGCAGAAGGCTCTCGCGGCATCCATCGCCACCTTCGCCACCATGCTGGTGGATCCTGAGGCTCCGGATCCGGTGGACATGCTCGCCCGCATCGGTCACAAGCATGTCTCCCTGGGCATCACCGCGGACCAGTACAACATCGTCCACGAGCACCTGTTCGCAGCAATCGTGGAGGTGCTCGGCGAAGATGTGGTCACCCCGCCGGTCGCCGAAGCCTGGGATGCCGTCTACTGGCTCATGGCTGATGTGCTCATCACCATGGAGAATAAGTTGTACGCCGCCAGGGAAGTCGAGCCCGGTGATGTGTTCCGCCACGTCACTGTCACCGGCAAGAAGCAGATCAGTGACAAGGTCTGGGAATACACCCTGCAGGGTGACCTGAGCGCTCCGGAGCCGGGGCAGTACACCTCCGTCGGCGTGGTGCTTCCCGATGGCGCACGCCAGCTGCGCCAGTACTCCATCATCAGTGGCACCGACATGGAATACCGCATCGCTGTGGAGGACCACGGTGAGGTGGCAGGCTTCCTGCGCGACAACGTCGAGGTCGGCGACACCGTGGAGGCCACTCTGGCCGCCGGTGACCTGGTGATGAATCGTGATGACAACCCGGTGGTGCTGGTCTCCCAGGGCATTGGCTCCACCCCGATGGTGGGCATGCTGGCACAGGTGGCTGCTGATCGCCAGGTCACCGTTCTGCACGCCGACCAGTCTGAGAGCGACCACGCTCAGCGTGCTGAGATGGCCAGCCTGGTCGAGGGCCTGGACAACGCCACCCTCCACACCTTCTACCGGGACGCCGACCAGTGGCTTGAGGTGGCCGGTCACATCACCCCGGACGCCTCCGTCTACCTCTGCGGTGGCACCACCTTCCTGCAGAACGTGCGTGAGCAGATCCAGAACCTGGACGAGCAGCCCAAGGAAGTCCGCTTCGAGCTGTTCGCACCGAATGACTGGTTGATCTCCTAA
- a CDS encoding DUF1707 SHOCT-like domain-containing protein, producing MGKQFPGDPHVRVSDTERSAALAALSQFYAEGRLSMEETDERCNAVAGAKTRDELNKLFTDLPQTEVAVAGNREMTFTATEVDNLHKRGARPRAGILGLTTVGSLTTATILATTTPAAWALLALIPVVFILLYVMKVGPADWYAPSARQLERERMEELRKEEKLRDLEMRARRKELTHSLTHKALKAAESAIPTRKKR from the coding sequence ATGGGTAAACAGTTTCCGGGAGATCCCCACGTACGGGTCAGTGACACTGAGCGATCAGCAGCACTCGCAGCACTCAGCCAGTTCTATGCAGAGGGCAGACTCTCCATGGAGGAAACCGACGAACGCTGCAACGCGGTTGCCGGTGCCAAAACCCGCGATGAGCTCAACAAACTGTTCACAGACCTGCCCCAGACTGAAGTCGCAGTGGCCGGAAACAGGGAAATGACATTCACCGCCACAGAAGTGGACAACCTCCATAAGCGGGGGGCACGTCCCCGCGCCGGCATCCTCGGACTCACCACCGTCGGTTCCCTCACCACCGCAACCATTCTGGCCACCACCACCCCGGCGGCCTGGGCGCTGCTCGCCCTGATTCCCGTGGTGTTCATCCTCCTCTATGTGATGAAGGTCGGCCCAGCTGACTGGTACGCCCCCAGTGCCCGCCAGCTGGAACGCGAACGCATGGAGGAATTACGCAAGGAGGAAAAACTCCGTGACCTGGAGATGCGTGCCCGCCGAAAGGAACTGACCCACTCCCTCACCCACAAGGCACTCAAGGCTGCAGAGAGCGCCATCCCCACCAGGAAGAAGCGGTGA
- a CDS encoding NADPH-dependent F420 reductase, whose amino-acid sequence MTQTIAILGAGRVGSSLARAAVAAGYTVRVAGSGSVDKIALTAEILMPGAVPMLAADAVEGADMVILAVPLHKYPSVDVAALQGKIVIDTMNHWVPVNGPMEELDSDSRSTSEVIAEHFDGARLVKSLNHVGYHELEQDAVHEPGGERRAMGYATDDADAGEVVAELIDRLGFAPINVGPLANGRLLEPANEAFGVWLTADALQELALSKL is encoded by the coding sequence ATGACGCAGACCATCGCCATCCTCGGTGCCGGACGTGTTGGCTCCTCCCTCGCCCGCGCCGCCGTCGCCGCAGGGTATACCGTGCGGGTGGCCGGCTCCGGGAGCGTGGACAAGATTGCGCTGACCGCCGAGATCCTCATGCCGGGTGCCGTCCCCATGCTCGCCGCCGATGCCGTGGAGGGCGCAGACATGGTCATCCTGGCAGTCCCACTCCACAAGTACCCGTCCGTGGATGTCGCTGCGCTGCAGGGCAAGATCGTCATCGACACCATGAACCACTGGGTGCCGGTCAATGGCCCCATGGAGGAGTTGGACAGTGATTCCCGCTCCACTTCCGAGGTCATCGCTGAGCACTTCGACGGCGCCCGCCTGGTGAAATCCCTCAACCACGTCGGATACCACGAACTCGAGCAGGATGCAGTCCACGAACCGGGTGGTGAACGCCGCGCCATGGGATACGCCACCGATGATGCCGATGCCGGCGAAGTTGTCGCCGAGCTCATTGACCGCCTCGGTTTTGCCCCCATCAATGTGGGCCCCCTGGCCAACGGCCGCCTCCTCGAGCCGGCCAACGAGGCCTTCGGCGTGTGGCTGACCGCCGACGCCCTGCAGGAGCTTGCGCTCAGCAAGCTCTAA